A portion of the Neorhodopirellula lusitana genome contains these proteins:
- a CDS encoding right-handed parallel beta-helix repeat-containing protein has protein sequence MSCLTTLAFLTNTLLANTTMADTFVVSTLGDDQATGTAEQPFRTISHAAELAMPGDTIVVREGVYRERVSPPRGGVPGKPITYRGEKWGKVIIKGSDQWNPNWVQLSDSVHYAVPDESMFTDDVYLEDPNPFRIELASTPYNRQGKPEKERFGYGNPELIYNCGQVIVNGELYTQAPLFDEVKQQPRSWHFAPESGRIYVNFGDQTPAKQNVEITTRQRIFAPHQLGLGYIHVEGFVMEHCGNNYPTNFWNTPKWAQAGALGLRGGHHWLVRNNMIRHANTVAIDIGFRGGDNEVVTQPSVKPASPANQPESTSEDLSGNDNRIEANYFVDNGAAGLIGSGSLRIVISDNVIMRNNTLGFIGNKRYEHAGIKCHGIRDGLIAGNYIADNPSNDGIWMDNQFPGTRITRNVVINNGVKGIFLEMSDQGWDSAFVDHNVAIGNKLHQFYVHDASGSTVMHNLFANSPVNKQKGQGAYIYQVTARTRTYQHSLFNNLFIRHNAMMDINYPSHRSGPQRLDHNVYDAAPDQHVFRINSASDKPSPWSPADFIKMVDHDLGRSSTGTDSIDGGPKANLTFEQWQAFWLSHDLPNDAHSVLKQGMVVAYNPESQKLTLTVPDSLANVGSTDRTSIDQDFFHHPLPNNGRALPGPFQSLKTGINHYSLWKGLPILGPGSLPGSPAPIER, from the coding sequence ATGTCATGCCTGACAACGCTCGCTTTCCTAACCAACACCTTGCTCGCCAACACCACGATGGCCGACACGTTCGTGGTTTCCACGCTTGGCGATGACCAAGCAACCGGCACAGCGGAACAGCCGTTTCGCACCATTAGCCACGCGGCGGAACTCGCGATGCCAGGCGACACGATCGTCGTACGTGAAGGCGTGTACCGCGAAAGAGTCTCACCACCACGAGGTGGCGTTCCCGGTAAGCCGATCACTTACCGCGGTGAAAAATGGGGCAAGGTCATCATCAAAGGATCCGATCAATGGAACCCCAACTGGGTTCAGCTTTCGGACTCCGTGCACTACGCCGTGCCCGACGAGTCCATGTTCACCGATGACGTCTACTTGGAAGATCCCAATCCATTCCGAATTGAACTCGCCTCCACTCCTTACAACCGACAAGGCAAACCCGAAAAAGAACGATTCGGTTATGGCAATCCCGAGCTGATTTACAATTGTGGCCAAGTCATTGTCAACGGCGAGCTCTATACCCAGGCCCCGCTGTTCGACGAAGTCAAACAACAACCCAGGTCATGGCATTTCGCCCCCGAGTCAGGCCGAATCTATGTGAACTTTGGCGATCAAACACCAGCCAAACAAAACGTGGAAATCACCACCCGGCAACGAATTTTTGCCCCCCATCAATTGGGACTGGGGTACATCCACGTCGAAGGGTTCGTGATGGAGCATTGCGGCAACAATTACCCCACCAACTTTTGGAACACGCCCAAATGGGCCCAAGCGGGTGCCCTGGGTTTACGTGGTGGTCACCACTGGCTCGTTCGCAATAATATGATTCGCCATGCCAACACCGTGGCGATCGACATTGGATTCCGAGGCGGTGACAACGAAGTGGTTACCCAACCCAGCGTGAAACCAGCATCACCCGCAAACCAACCTGAATCGACCTCAGAAGATCTATCGGGGAATGACAATCGCATCGAAGCAAACTACTTCGTCGACAACGGCGCGGCCGGACTCATCGGTTCAGGCAGCCTGCGCATCGTGATTTCAGACAACGTGATCATGCGTAACAACACTCTCGGCTTCATCGGCAACAAACGTTACGAACACGCTGGCATTAAATGTCATGGCATTCGCGATGGCTTGATTGCCGGCAACTACATTGCCGACAATCCGTCCAATGACGGCATTTGGATGGACAACCAGTTCCCCGGTACGCGCATCACAAGAAACGTTGTCATTAACAACGGCGTCAAAGGCATTTTCTTGGAAATGAGCGATCAGGGCTGGGACTCCGCCTTCGTCGACCACAACGTGGCGATCGGAAATAAGCTACACCAGTTCTATGTTCACGATGCATCGGGATCGACCGTGATGCACAACCTGTTTGCCAACAGCCCGGTCAACAAACAGAAAGGACAAGGCGCCTACATCTATCAGGTCACCGCGCGCACACGAACCTACCAGCACTCTCTATTCAACAACCTGTTCATTCGTCACAACGCCATGATGGATATCAACTATCCATCCCATCGAAGTGGCCCGCAACGACTGGATCACAACGTCTATGACGCGGCCCCCGACCAGCATGTTTTCCGAATCAACAGTGCCAGCGATAAGCCCTCACCATGGTCCCCGGCCGACTTCATCAAGATGGTCGACCATGACCTGGGTCGCTCTTCCACTGGAACCGACTCCATCGACGGCGGTCCCAAGGCGAACCTCACATTCGAACAATGGCAAGCATTCTGGTTAAGCCATGACCTGCCCAATGACGCCCACAGTGTTTTGAAACAGGGTATGGTGGTTGCCTACAATCCAGAATCCCAAAAGCTCACGTTGACCGTCCCCGACTCGCTCGCCAACGTCGGCTCCACCGACCGAACGTCCATCGACCAAGACTTCTTTCATCACCCCCTCCCCAACAATGGACGGGCCCTTCCCGGTCCGTTCCAAAGCCTGAAAACGGGCATCAACCACTACAGCCTTTGGAAGGGACTCCCTATTTTAGGACCAGGAAGTCTCCCCGGATCGCCGGCGCCCATAGAGCGTTGA
- a CDS encoding NAD(P)H-binding protein: protein MVTFANSSGTATRSVQTIYPRFRGGGGENVGTETVCILGADGPLGRRMIEIAIDCGYQIQVLTSGHLDYSHSQLRIRKGCPLNTRDLRTVINGSSCVINLLNLSGHEAAKDSPRQTQYSATVTKMVWSAMQRQQIDRYLLVSHPSVVTPADRRRNPQGLASKYLWPLLHRRRWRDLQAEADLLRQTQLAWTLIRCPQVKDVDGYGPVDVDRHCPAGTLVSLDRLARFLIYQKDCQRYLRESVFVASRVSRLRSM, encoded by the coding sequence ATGGTTACGTTCGCGAATTCTTCTGGCACTGCCACACGGTCCGTCCAAACCATTTACCCTCGCTTTCGAGGCGGAGGTGGCGAGAACGTGGGAACCGAAACTGTTTGTATCCTGGGTGCCGATGGACCTCTCGGACGACGAATGATTGAGATTGCGATCGACTGTGGGTATCAGATCCAGGTGTTGACCAGTGGGCATCTTGACTATTCCCATTCGCAGTTGAGAATTCGGAAGGGTTGTCCTCTGAATACGCGAGATCTGCGAACGGTTATCAACGGCAGTTCCTGTGTGATCAACCTGTTGAACCTGAGCGGCCATGAGGCTGCCAAGGACTCTCCTCGGCAAACGCAGTACAGTGCCACGGTGACCAAAATGGTTTGGTCAGCCATGCAGCGGCAACAGATTGACCGCTACCTGCTGGTCTCGCACCCGAGCGTCGTGACGCCCGCCGATCGACGCCGTAATCCGCAAGGGTTGGCATCGAAGTACTTGTGGCCATTGTTGCATCGTCGTCGCTGGCGAGATCTGCAAGCGGAAGCGGATTTGCTTAGGCAGACGCAGTTGGCATGGACGTTGATTCGTTGTCCGCAGGTGAAGGACGTTGACGGCTATGGACCGGTCGATGTCGATCGTCATTGCCCCGCTGGAACTCTCGTCAGCCTAGATCGGTTGGCAAGATTCTTGATCTACCAAAAGGATTGTCAGCGTTACTTGCGTGAAAGCGTTTTTGTGGCCAGTCGGGTGAGCCGACTTCGGTCGATGTGA
- a CDS encoding Lpg1974 family pore-forming outer membrane protein: MMHCSFAAVLMLVPEGLINQLARLLVSACTAISMNFFTFSKRVCSCLGSANYRPVTESKTEFQSPKQWLRDGFRPGRFTRLAVCSFMLSWAMMGGRSQAEDQINNIPASWQSEAAAIFTPEMESNSELQLAPEVQQVSVEYPIVGADIVGAGTGHDSTMDFQASIDALQTQLAKQESQIRRLTAGSGHAAASARDGRIFATFESVLVQPVQSNGTGVIVETDDGYSHVAFPWTISHSPRVSLGQESSPNSMGWRLRMWEFRHSQGFAANDTNGLIPIGNEATAGYFIENGDMLTGVSLLTEGTFMSQIRADVIDLEFQKQITAPFDIYAGLRYGRVSQGYQAATDEGNVKAQSEFRGIGPTVAMRVTHRLPLERLELFSNLRGSMLFGAKDFIATDDVPGNVGQFSGQLDLRSGDDFADSLVTNAELQIGIRYTIRKYCTLSVAMEAQHFGNVGGPNPTAAFAGVDGGITGDSPLDDSLSFLGLSVQSEFLW; this comes from the coding sequence ATGATGCATTGCTCTTTCGCCGCAGTGTTAATGCTGGTACCCGAGGGGCTGATTAATCAGCTTGCAAGACTGCTCGTTTCCGCCTGTACGGCCATCTCGATGAACTTCTTTACATTCAGTAAACGCGTGTGCTCCTGTCTGGGCAGCGCTAACTATCGCCCTGTTACCGAGTCAAAAACCGAGTTCCAGTCTCCGAAACAGTGGCTGCGAGACGGTTTTCGGCCTGGACGTTTCACGAGGCTCGCTGTTTGCAGTTTCATGTTGAGCTGGGCGATGATGGGGGGACGCAGCCAGGCGGAGGATCAGATCAACAATATCCCTGCGTCTTGGCAATCCGAAGCTGCTGCTATCTTCACGCCGGAAATGGAATCCAATTCCGAGCTTCAGCTGGCTCCGGAGGTTCAACAGGTTTCGGTTGAGTACCCGATCGTAGGTGCAGACATTGTTGGTGCAGGAACTGGACACGATTCAACGATGGACTTCCAAGCAAGCATCGACGCATTGCAAACGCAGTTAGCGAAACAGGAGAGTCAGATTCGCCGATTGACGGCGGGTTCGGGGCATGCCGCAGCGAGTGCGCGTGACGGACGAATCTTCGCTACTTTTGAAAGCGTGCTTGTTCAACCGGTTCAGTCCAATGGCACTGGAGTCATTGTGGAAACCGACGATGGTTATTCCCACGTTGCTTTTCCGTGGACGATCTCGCACAGCCCGCGAGTTTCGTTGGGTCAAGAATCCAGTCCCAACTCGATGGGGTGGAGACTTCGCATGTGGGAGTTTCGCCACTCGCAAGGCTTCGCCGCCAACGATACCAATGGCCTTATCCCGATTGGTAACGAGGCCACGGCCGGTTACTTCATCGAAAACGGTGACATGCTGACTGGTGTTTCGCTGCTAACCGAAGGCACTTTTATGAGTCAAATTCGTGCCGACGTGATTGACTTGGAGTTCCAAAAACAGATTACTGCACCTTTCGATATCTACGCTGGCCTTCGCTATGGAAGGGTCAGTCAGGGCTACCAGGCGGCCACGGATGAAGGCAACGTGAAAGCACAATCCGAGTTTCGTGGTATCGGTCCTACGGTCGCCATGCGGGTCACTCACCGTTTGCCACTGGAGCGACTTGAGTTGTTCTCTAACCTGCGTGGTTCGATGCTATTTGGTGCGAAAGATTTCATCGCTACCGATGATGTCCCGGGCAACGTTGGACAATTTTCGGGGCAGTTGGATCTTCGCTCAGGCGATGATTTTGCGGATTCCTTAGTCACGAATGCCGAACTTCAAATCGGCATTCGCTACACGATTCGCAAGTACTGCACCTTGTCGGTCGCAATGGAAGCTCAACACTTCGGAAACGTCGGCGGGCCCAACCCAACGGCGGCTTTCGCTGGTGTTGACGGTGGGATCACCGGCGACAGCCCATTGGACGACAGCCTGAGCTTCCTTGGGCTGAGTGTTCAGTCTGAGTTTCTCTGGTAG